AGCGGAAGTATATTTACACCACAAGCCCGTCTGAGAACAACACTgacaaatatttacaaatggTGTGGGACAAGAATGCAGAAATAATAGTTGTGCCATCTAGATTAgaaaataatgttaattttcACCAATATTGGAGTTCAAACGAAGGTGCTGTAATAGAGTATGCCAACTTTAAGGTAGAGACTTTACAAGTTACTACAAAACCTAACTACGTCTTAACTTTATTGATTCTAACTAACCAAAAAGGTCGAACACACAGGATATCACATTTTGAATATACCGCTTGGCCAGTTGATGAATTTTCTCATGATCTAAGAGCCTTTATGGATTTCGTTTCTAATATTAACGAGCTGTATTCTTATATAGAGAAACACATGTCCTCAAACGACCCCGGACCCATAATTGTGCATTGTATCGATGGGAGTAATAGCTCAGGGGTATTTTGCGTACTTGACACATCTataacagaatttaaaaagacTGGAGGTTTATCTATAGCAAgtacggtgaaaaaaattagacagCAAATATACGGCTGTATGAACCAGTtaaatgactattttttttgctatcgTCTACTCCATGTCTATGTTCGATACGAAATGggtataaattgaaaatattttaagggCATTCCTAGTAAAAGCAAACGAGGGCTGCCTCGTTTGTCATTTACCGGTGGCGCTAGCCAGTGActtgattcatttttactaGGGATgctttgtattttaattattaaaaaaatagtttgagTTGATAAAACTATCTAAGTTAGTCTAAGTTAATCTAAATCTAAATCTTAAGTTAGTTCTAGAATTAAGAATTTATGTAACGTAATAGAATTAAGAATGCAACTTAATGTTAAGTTAAAACTTTATACAAAACCTGTAAAACTTATAGGAAACTTATAAAAACTGTATCGTGAAATTGCTATATGGCCTGTGCCTTGGCAtgattaatgaataataataataataataataataatatctagCTATACCAATTTTAGACACTGGCAAAAGGTGGCTCTTGTGCTGTCCAAAACACATTTAACcatctcattattttttaattcttcaaaAATGTATTAGAAAAAGTAACACGTTTTAATAAACGTGGTCAAAATAACCGTGgcatagtaaaaaaataacttttgatttATATCATATGGAATACTCCGAATGTTATGGACCctagaaaaaatcaaagaagTTATTGGCAGTCGTGACCATCTAACTATGATTGTTTATATCTAGGATGTATTTTACAAGATATATGTAATAAacttatcatttaaataactttccattttatttaaatctaaatagACTACAGTCCAACATTTATCAAACGAACTAAGTATCATCGTCCTATCTTGAAATCGTTTTCCAATAGCTAGATCACTTTCAAACTTAACACCATCGGCAGTGTACATTTTCTGTAGAATTCTAACACTTTTGTCTTTAACTACCTTTTCCTGTTATCTGCCTTTTACGACGAAGGAGAGAGAGCTTGCCTTTCCACTAAAATCTACCTGTTTATTTCCTACTTTTTCCTAACTTCCTATCTACTTTTGCGGCTAGGACTGTCTTACTACACTGTACTGCAGATGCTTGTGTTGGGTATGCAATCAAGTCTACTACAATGATAAAGAAAACTCTAGAAGACCTGGACGAGTACAGGCGGCCTCTCCGTTGCAACTTCCCGAAGCAGGGACATAGTGGAATAGTGCTGTCCTCGCCGGGGCTTGAACCCATGTACTCTGAGTCTAAGATTACAAGGACCCTCTCAAGACCGGCGCATTAGACTGCTTAGGTATACCGAATAGGTCAttgaaacttaaaatttcaataacgaTCGAAATACCTACTATGCAGATTGTTTGAAGGAAAACATAATATATGTGGTTATCCTCTGCTGATAATAAATGCTGACTACAATGTATCGGAAAACCCAATAGACTTTAGTTGTAGGCTATAGTGAGATTGTCTAAACAAATCGGCCTGAATCTACAGGACGACATTGAACAACGCTCACCTCTCGTAGTAACTCACCCCTATTCCTGTTTCAGTATAAAACAATTCCTATACCTATTATCCTGCCGTGCGTGTAAGGTAGTATATGAGGCATTCCTAACGGGCGAATCCCATTCATCGAATAACACAATTGGTCCGCCTCTTACGCCCACAACATATGTACCCTTATCTTTGCTTCACACACATATTTACAGCAAATACTTATCGTAATTATGAACATTATAGTTATTCTGTGATCTTTCTCACTCACACATAAGCGGCTTCACTCACACATCGATGTTTCACTTTTTCTGATATTAGTCGCATACGGCAAGGTCCTATCACATAGGAGCGAGTTGCCATCCACCGATTTCAAAAACTATTCTACGGCCTTGGATCACTATGAGTATACTGACAGCATTGTATGCTTATAGAGTTGCATGCTGAAAAGACTTTTCTGCGGATACTGTATGTGACGACTTAAACTTGCCTCTCGCTATTGATTTCCTAGATATGGATGGAATTGGTCGGATATGTGACCTCATGAAATCAAAGTGTGAATGCTACGTGGTATGACAAAAACGAGCGATCACGGAACGGCTGCGATGAGAGtagcattattattattattagtaaaagTTCTTGAACCATTAGTAGTGAACGCGTGACTGTTAACAAACATAAAAATCGGGAAAccccaattaattaaaatagttaatCTCATTATGAATAATGGTTTGTTTTTTCTGTTTCTGGAAGGCCAAAGAGAGGTTATCTTCTCctcgataaataaataccaaagtcatttaaattttacaccaCAACTATTGGCACTGATAACGATTAACCGATACTTTTTTTCTCTGGAGCTggtcaaataaaaatagctCTTATTCCCTAGTGTATAGGAACATAATTATTTGAGGCAACTTAAGAAGAATGGATCTATTCTTATTAGTAGTATGGATAGGTTTTACCATTTGGTCTAAAAGTCTCTTGACGGTTAAATGTGTCAAAATGTTTTCAAAAGCTGAACTTTTGAAacatcccgggaaaaaatgatcagacctgatcagacatgaacaggcatgagtcttcaggcctgatcagacatgaaaaatgaccatgcctgaccaggcctgatcagacatgttcaggtctgatcaggtatgttcatgcctgttcatgcccatccgggtaaaaaaattatatataaaaaatggccctatataattatatataattatgtataactatattcaattatacatgtatataattattgctataaaaataaaaaaaataaaaaattcgggcgtgtgcaggatttgaaccgtggaccttgcgctcgaaagtgtaactcgctacccactgacctaagagatttagttgaaaagtatgtttcgtatgaacttcaagttataaaaatcttatacgtgatagattcttggtcaacaaaattttagatctatgagcagacatgaacagccatgaacagacatgaacatatatgaccaggcatgaacaggcatggacaggtatgatcaagcctgagcgtatttaacgcttcagacatgaacaggtatgaccaggcatggacaggtatgatcaggcatgagcgtatttaacgtttcagacatgaccaggcatggacaggcatggacaggtataaACAGGCATGAtgaggcatggacaggtatgatcaggcctgagcgtatttaacgcttcagacatgaacaggtatgaccaggcatggacaggtatgatcaggcatgagcgtatttaacgcttcagacatgaccaggcatgaataggcatggacaggtatgatcaggcctgagcgtatttaacgcttcagacatgaccaggcatgaacaggcatggacaggtataaACAGGCATAGACAGGTATGATGCTGGTTATGTGCGCGAGAAAACGTTTCGTAGAATATGAGGTGGAGATGGCCCTTACGTAATTAATGAGGTAAGTTCAAACGCAGTcaactattatttttctatcagtgACAACGCAATGTAAATGACCctcataattttctatttcaagATTTCATAAGCAGCgccgtaaaaaataatataaatatcatgcgaacagttttaaaaatacgacAACAACACCTTTCGTGTGCACTACTTTTCGAACAGTAGAGTCGTGATTAACTGGGTGCCTTCGAACTGGGTGTCTGCTCAGGAAGGCAGGGGAAAGATACTACGTTCCCTCTCCACCAATTGTGGAATGTCAACCAATACATAGAATTGGTACTATAGGGAGCCCATTTCAAGCCCAACTTCGACCGGAGTCTCTTCATTTCTTGAGATAGGACGAGTGATTGGGCTCAAGTGAGGTTCGACTCGTAGTGGCTGTGGTTCGATACCACACGCAATGAGGATTTTGATTATACCTTCGGTTAATGTCCACCTTAGTTTCGACTAAGTGTGTCTTCTGGGTAGAAGAGATGGAGTTTCGCAGTGTATGCCCAAAATCGCGTGTTTGCCCAAAAGCGTGTGTATTCCCGAAAGCGTGTGTATGCCCAAAAGCGTGTCTATGCCCATAAGCGCGGGTATGCCCAAAAGCGTGTCTATGCCCATAAGCGCGGGTATGCCCCAGCGCGTGTATGccctcattaattaattaattagagtcATGATAACAGTGCTTAATATAGTTTATTGCAATTGATCAgaatgaacaataaattacGTACTTAACTTGGTCTTTTGTTTACTAGTCAAGGGTAATTCTTCGAAGTACTATAagctaatttattttattagtcaCACATATGAGCACACAACACAACATTCATAAACAGTTTATAGCTTTTAAACATGCATTAAATAGGTAGGCTTGCGAAAATTGTTGCAAAGGGACGTTTTTTACGAGTTgacagataatttttattatactacCCTCTAAAGCAGCAATGAAACTATTTAGTTTCGAAAGCATTACTCACAGCGGGTGGCAGTGACTCATACGTAAAAtgcttttgtttaattttgaaGAAACAAGTGAGTTAGATGATTGCCTTTGAGTTACAGTAAATCAGTGGATATGAGACTACCAAATGCTTCCCAGTTGGGTAACCCGTATATTGAAATGtgagtttcaatattaatttttttttttacagattgTGTGCAGTCAATGTGTGCTGTCATCAAGCAACGGTCTGCGGACCTATTAATGCTTGAGGCCCAACATTTTGTCTCAATAAGTTCTAGATTGAGGAGAGACtgaattttttctatgaaCTCACTCTTGAATTAAGTCCAAATATTTTAACGCGCATCAACAATTCTTTCACTtcaaaacgaaaaaaagtgCTAAACAGATAAGTTTCACTGAATGGCATAGTAAACTGCAATTTATCATACCACGTTATCGTACGACTGGACCGAAACAAATATACAATAACCTATGACCCCCACGTAATAATTAGCGAAATCCGAAACCAGAGTTTGTAAACAATTGGTGCTATCAATATATGTAGTAGGCATTCAAAACATCGCCACCAAAGacgatttaaataaacaatccagataaaatgaatcagtccttgaatttcttgaaaaaataggtacactgtaaaaaatcaccggggtaagtccaaacggtgtaggtgttaaaattttcggtgttaaatttacccccgaaagcagtgtgaaaataacgccgccaccggtgtaagtATTCTAgaccagtgttaaaataacgccgccaccggtgtaaatattctagaccggtgttaaaataacgccgccgccggtgtagatattctttaccggtattaaaatattttattttgtgaatatttttacttactcgatcactatacttgttaataaatgatattttttattaattttcataaaggaatgacatttttttgtgttttataatcttcaaagttaatactccaagcggacgcaatttactccgcttttacacctgtgaccccgcttttacaccggtattactccgtttttacaccggttaccccgcttttacaccggtttcactccgcttttacaccggttaccccgctttaacaccggtatttttaacaccggtgtattactcttcctacaccggtgtaatttcattttaacaccgggcggagttaagatgaatccatttttaacaccgctctttttacagtgtaggttTTTAGGGAAAAGTAGGAAACAAACAGACAGATATTAATGGAAAGGCAAGTTCTATCTCCTCCGCCGTAAAAGACAGGCAATAACAGGCAGATTATAGGAATAGGTAGTAGAAGACAAAAGTGTTCAAAATTCTACAGAAAATGTAAATTGCAACCCACTGATTATAATAACTCAATATGTAAATCTGCATGTCATATTGATGGCAACTCGTTCGTAAATCGTGCGTATTATATAAGTTTTatgttgtattttatttttcacgtttataataaaaaataaataaaactaatacgcattttttcttcaacttcAATACTATACTCATAACTCCGATTTCAGTGTCGACAGTGAAGTATAGCAAGACCCTGAGGTCGCGTTGAGTTTTCACTGACACTATGTCCAGTAATGAAGCTACAGTTCAGAAATCTCATGATGATCACTTTTATCTTTcgaaactgaaaatttcttgatggAATGCAGTACTAGTCTACGTTAGTCCATGTTGTATGGGGGACCTCGTCCAAAACTGACTAAGGTCGACTAGGCTTGTACTCtatcaagaaattttcttacttGACATAGAATAGGTAGAAAACAAATGACGTCAGGATAAACCTACTGCTGACGTAATTTCTGGTATGCTGAATTAACTCGTCAATCATATGGGATACAACAAGGGTTATAATGAAATActacttttgaacaaaattcaaattatatagctttttaaattatgagaaTTATTAAAGTGATATGATTAATTTGAATGGTTTCATCTATTAACAATACTGAGTCATAGACATTAACTCAAGATTCTATCAGtttatcttatatatataatgaaaaatttcctataatattttttggtctCTGATGTTTACGGCACTACCAAGAAAATAGCTAAAACATCACGTTTTTTAGTTTAGCATGAAAAACAGTGTTTGATCCATAAGTtctcataatattattttactagaAAATGAATACTTAGTATATGTTGAGATGAGCTACAATTGTGATATCAAATCAATCacacatttttttctgtttcacAAATAACGTATTTCAGTATGATTTGATGATTCTCAACAAATGTATTTCTTAATTCGACAcaacataattttttgaaaactcaaacgtttttgaattaattttttaattgatgtgTTATATTAGTAACATAAAGGgagagtatatatatacatatatatgtagcgACGACTCTTTAGGATTTGATTGAAACAATCACTGCCTAAGTCGCTACATATCAAAGAGTACAACGTTGTGAGTGACGATGAGAAGAGGAAAGGTAGAAAAAGGTATTTGTGAGGTAAGAGGCATTTCGTCTAAGTATATGATAGCTGAGACATCTCAGTTAGGTGTGTCTATCGTATACCCCACATAAGACGCCGAGTTGGAAGTTACATGTtggaaatgttatatattgaaacaggTGTCGGGACGAGGTATTGCGAGAGGCGTGAGTTGTACAGTGCCATCTCACAGAGTCAAGCCGAACCActccatatatacatacacatatatatatgctatCTGAAGTGATCAATCATGATATAAGACAAtgttttatagttttttatcaaactatcttttacaaattttgatgacaatgatatatattttttattctaaaaaatcatcataatattaatcagtattattatttcaacaaaaatttcaattgaataCATAATTTTCTGATTGTAAAGTTTAATAGCTTTTTGaatattgaacaaaaataaCGAACAGCGCAAATAGTTTAATGTTCTGAACGTGACAGTTTGTTATCCTTGGTCCTAACATTTCGTAAAGTTATCTGAGTTTAAGCAATCAAAACAGAATGATTGATTAATTCATAGTACCATGCAAAAAATCTAGATTGATTGACATTGCCCTGTGAGGAGATATGAAAGTGTTCGTGTTCGACGGTATGTTGCATGACCAGATTTGATCCGTTAGTAAACGTTCAATATACAATAAAAGTGATTAAAGAATATGACGAATTTTATCCGGTCTGCGACCACACTATTGCGTCATCACGGAAATATAATCGCCCATTGGAGGAAAACCAAACTcatagataataaaatatcggGCAGCTCatggtttaattaaataaagtgcCTAATAATGAATACTGTGTGCTGTTTTCCCCCTTGTTTATCAATTTACCTCATTCTTTTTTCAGTATTGAACTAACTACAGTCCGAAAAGTGAGTGTAGAAAActgttgaatttaaatttaatgaaagttCTTTAATATCGATTGTTTTCCTGAGTTTTTAAAATGGATAGTATTCGCAAAAGGAGTAATGCATTTTGTGCCTGCTGTTGAGAAGGCAGGTTAGTAAAAATACACTTTTATTTCCAAATAACCTAATTTCAGTCCCCATGTGAGTTTACTGACCTATTTACTGGAAATCAATACAATTATACATCACTCTGTGAACGCatgacataaaaattttactttcattAATTTTGTCTCAGGATACCTAAAAGaccaataagtttagaagtcACAAAACCTAAAATGTCATGGGGAAGTGAAGAAACTATTCGAAGAGATGGACAAAAAATACTTCTACGTCGCAAAACTATTTGAAATGAAACAGCCGTTAATTATCGTTAAGTTTAATCACCTGAACAACTAATTTAGTCACAGTTTTCCTTACCCCAAATGTCTTAAGTGTAAGGTTCTATCACTATCACAATTTATGTAGTTTTGACATAAAAGATtccttaaaataaaatatttattacaaaaatccgtagtttctattttatattaaaatgtaGTCCTTAAGACTAACTTTGACAATTTAAGAAACTATTCTTAACCTATAGTTACAGCTACACTTACTTTACCCCAAGGCTTTACACTTATCTATAAAAATGAAGGAAAGGCAAAAAAACGATCGATGACACAATTAATCGCCTACTTCGCTATTTTTTAGTGATCTACCTAAAACACTGATTACATATTTAATCTACAAGACAGCTGGTCAACCAGATACGGTTGTATTTAGTCTTGTAAATATGCCggcttaataatttttagtaaataaccAAGCTTCGTTGCATCGGTAGATTCTACATTGCCCAGCTTTAGCAcgtaatatatttatcatcttCCAATCACTACGCTCACCCGCGACATAATACGGTGTCTTGAATAGATGATTATGGACTTCGATGTTTATTCCAGGTTGATTACACAGCCAGGTTGCAAGCTTATGGTTTCGTGTATAAGCTGTAATATGCAGTGGTGTATTACCGAAGACTCGCTCTTGACCATTGATGTCAGCACCCCACTCTATCAGAAGTTTCAGTTTTTCCTGAGGGTCAGCAATGCCTGGGTTGGAGACAATGTGGACACACTGTTTTCCATGTCGGTTGTATTGCCGCACCAGATGTCGATTGGCATCACTGATGACATTCTTGAACGCCATCAAATTAGTAATGTCGCCTTCACGGCAGAGATAATGGAGTATATTCTCACCTTCAATGTCGGGATTTCCAGCAGAAGCGATTTCTTCTGGCGGTACCATTGTGCAGAGTATTCGGAGCACGGGATGTCACGTAGCAAAATGACGAATGTATGAATGGAAATAAAACACTGAATGGTTGTACGTTCATTAAATACTTCACTGCTGGTTATCTTGTCAAAGTATTTCCGTTTCAAGCTCAGAGGTTATCTTCGAATTCAATTTGCGGCAAAATCTTCGTTAATTGCTAACAGATAAGACTAATGATTACTAAATATCCAACACTGAATGaagttaaacaaaaatattattttataatgtcAAAGATCATGTAAACTATCGCAACAGTACCACACGTAGACGATCGTCACACAAAACTACATTGTAAAACTAGTTGACCAATTGGTGATTAAGGCCACGCAAACAATTATTACTCATCTATAGCTACAGCTACATTTGTTTACTCAAAAGTATGGCGCGTATTAAGACGAATCAGGGAAAACCACTAAGTGCATAAACGATAACGTCGACTGTAAGCAACTATTGGCTGGTTACTCTACATAGCAAACATCATCAAATTTTCAGCCTACTTGCCATCGAATTACCATAATAATTAGCAGCGATAATCTAAGGGTCATAAAATGCTAATTACACAGTTATACCTGTCGTTTATTAACAAAGTAGTTTGTTATCTACTTCAACTGTATAAATACACTGTTATTTAGGTGAATCATCGGTACTTGAAATTTAATGGGTCGTTAATAAGAGGTATCAGTTTCATTAGTTTGCAAATGTTACCTGTTCCACGAATAaacagtaaaatattttcctcATCACATTCTATTTCTGTATACCTCTCattattttcagtattttcCAGACCAACCATCGCAGTTTTTATACTCAGTTGCGATGTGATGAAGTGTGAAAGAATGTCTGTCATTCAATATGCGAAGTATTTTATTGATGGCTTTATATTTCCCTCGATCGTTAAATCAAGAATGAAGAATtcgttatgaaaataaaacccACCGTCGAAACTATAAATAGCTCTGATCGCATGCACGTTGAATGAAGGCTTATAGTCGTCACTGACAGCTAAAGAGATCACGCTATCGAAACATGACAGAAAAATAGGTCCCAAATAATCACAAAGTCCATTTCCGGCGGCACAAAGACGCCTAGCATCTTTGATACGAACGGTCATgtgtcaaattttgttttttcaattattcattATCCGGGAGCAAACGATATCTCCTTCATGGCTCATTAAAGACATTAAGAGATAAGAATTTCAATTACGCTGGCATTTGTAAACATTGAAGACGTTCCATTACGTTATCGTcttcattgataaaaaaatatctacataatattatttaaataactcatTCATTATTAGGATGTTTgtataggggagaccgggtaTAGTTGTCATAGCGGTCATTGTTTGCGATTTGTGTTGAAGAATCGCGAATGCCCCACTTCCTTTTCACGCCGATTTTTTATCGCTGAGACAACCATACCCGGTCTCCCCACTCATCTTCATTCAAGCCCTTACTACGTCAAGGTTACTACGAATGAATAAAACGTgttatattatgaaattatCAACGCCTACGGAGCTTTAATCGTATTTTATACGTTTGTTTTAGATGAAGATAGATCTTCGTAATAGCGTAGTatatttatcgataaaaaCTGCGGAGTACTGATCTTACCTAACAAACAAGTTTTTAATAACAGGTTGACGCTATCCtctaaatttatatcatgtttcatttttacatgcgtaaaaaaagtaaataaacttCTTTGAAGCACGTAATAATTTACCAAGTCAATAAACCGGCTAATGCCAGAGTGTGAATGAAggcaaaattttgtttacgACAAAATGACAACCTATGTGATAAAGATCTGAATTTATTgacagttttatttatttatactgcGTTTAGAGCCCACATACAAacgattacttattttatagatttttctTTGATGTTTCCATCACTATTATTCTAGTCGATGGTGCAATaggaacattatt
This sequence is a window from Microplitis mediator isolate UGA2020A chromosome 3, iyMicMedi2.1, whole genome shotgun sequence. Protein-coding genes within it:
- the LOC130664829 gene encoding NF-kappa-B inhibitor cactus-like, which codes for MVPPEEIASAGNPDIEGENILHYLCREGDITNLMAFKNVISDANRHLVRQYNRHGKQCVHIVSNPGIADPQEKLKLLIEWGADINGQERVFGNTPLHITAYTRNHKLATWLCNQPGINIEVHNHLFKTPYYVAGERSDWKMINILRAKAGQCRIYRCNEAWLFTKNY
- the LOC130664942 gene encoding tyrosine-protein phosphatase non-receptor type 9-like, whose protein sequence is MTTPADSMSAIDFLIFMEHPGSLSSIGDEYYTTVPQQEVKAFSSSNYTMNEEQENCCMRIIRFLQCRVKLSGNQNGLDANYIDGYEHKRKYIYTTSPSENNTDKYLQMVWDKNAEIIVVPSRLENNVNFHQYWSSNEGAVIEYANFKVETLQVTTKPNYVLTLLILTNQKGRTHRISHFEYTAWPVDEFSHDLRAFMDFVSNINELYSYIEKHMSSNDPGPIIVHCIDGSNSSGVFCVLDTSITEFKKTGGLSIASTVKKIRQQIYGCMNQLNDYFFCYRLLHVYVRYEMGIN